Part of the bacterium BMS3Abin14 genome is shown below.
CCGCAATATACCGTCTGAGGTGTTTCTGTCGAAAGCCGACGGCATGCCCCGGGATTGCGCTGTCAACTGTGACCACCTGCAGACTGTTTTGAAGGGGAAAATCGGATCACTGATCACATCTTTGCCGTCTCGAAAAATGGTTGATGTTGGATGGGCAATCCGCTTTGCCCTCGATTTTTGATGACTTCGCAAAAAGCCATCATGGGAATCCTGGGGTCAAACCCCGATTCCGAGGTTTCGAGGGCCCTGATG
Proteins encoded:
- the mazF3 gene encoding mRNA interferase MazF3, whose product is MRHGEIRWYKFGRPDKKRPVLILTRNSVLEYLGEVTVAPITSTVRNIPSEVFLSKADGMPRDCAVNCDHLQTVLKGKIGSLITSLPSRKMVDVGWAIRFALDF